The Apium graveolens cultivar Ventura chromosome 6, ASM990537v1, whole genome shotgun sequence genome contains a region encoding:
- the LOC141664669 gene encoding uncharacterized protein LOC141664669 — protein sequence MTNITSLSFVSLDISGDNYLSWVQDVKLHLGSKKLSDTIKAENKSTAKENFTSIIFLRHHMHEDLKFEYLEVEDPFILWENLKDRFDHQKLVYLPAAENDWANLRLQDFKSVRAYSSALFKISSRLIMCGEKVTEKRKIDKTLSTFHPNNINLAEMYRERKFTKFGDLLSTLLVAEQNHELVIKNHQSRPTGSAPLPEINNMSFQPNVRGKGYRGGRGQGRYRGRGRSHGHFRPYNNSGHRKWKSESQSKRKASRGGKTENVCYRCGMNGHWTRNCHTPDHLVKLYQSSQKSKEKMVETNFANNNIDDFPRITTGRISINGPNEPNETPIWEAED from the coding sequence ATGACAAATATTACAAGCTTGTCGTTCGTTTCCTTGGACATTTCTGGcgataattatttatcatgggtACAAGATGTAAAGTTGCACTTGGGTTCAAAGAAATTAAGCGATACAATAAAGGCAGAAAATAAATCCACGGCTAAAGAAAATTTTACCTCCATAATTTTTCTCCGACACCACATGCATGAAGATTTAAAATTTGAGTACTTAGAAGTCGAGGATCCttttattttatgggaaaatctaAAGGATAGGTTCGATCACCAGAAACTAGTTTATCTACCTGCAGCTGAAAATGATTGGGCTAATTTAAGACTTCAGGATTTTAAGAGTGTCCGAGCATATAGCTCTGCTTTGTTCAAAATAAGTTCTAGGCTTATTATGTGTGGTGAGAAAGTTACGGAAAAAAGAAAAATCGATAAAACACTATCAACTTTTCACCCCAATAATATCAACTTAGCAGAGATGTACAGGGAGCGCAAATTTACTAAGTTCGGGGATCTTCTATCAACTCTCCTCGTTGCTGAACAGAATCATGAATTGGTGATTAAGAATCATCAATCCCGTCCAACAGGATCTGCCCCATTACCTGAAATAAATAACATGTCATTCCAGCCGAATGTACGTGGAAAAGGGTATAGAGGTGGACGGGGCCAAGGGCGGTACCGTGGACGAGGTCGGAGCCACGGGCATTTTCGTCCATATAACAACTCTGGTCACCGGAAGTGGAAATCTGAATCACAAAGTAAAAGAAAGGCATCACGAGGAGGAAAAACTGAAAATGTTTGCTATAGGTGCGGCATGAATGGGCACTGGACACGTAATTGTCATACTCCAGATCATCTTGTTAAGTTATACCAATCTTCTCaaaaatcaaaagagaaaatggTAGAAACAAATTTCGCCAACAATAACATAGATGATTTTCCGAGAATCACAACTGGAAGAATAAGCATTAATGGTCCGAATGAACCTAACGAAACTCCCATATGGGAGGCTGAAGATTag